The nucleotide sequence GCGCTCATTGGCTTGAATATGGAGGGGTAATAATTCCGTCTCATTGTAAACTTCCCCCCTTAAAATACAGGGATTTTCAACGCCGCCTGATAAGTTCAAAACGGCCTGATGAAAAGTTTGATGCCACTTCAAGGCTGTTTCTTGATGAATTTGAGCGATGGCTTTGCTATAAGTGGCCATTTCAGATTCTAAACTTTTTAAATCTAAACCAATCCAATATAAATATTGACATTTATGGCTGGCTGCATATCCCGCATGAGCTAAATCTCCATTTTCCAGCCCACTAGAATAGGCATCATCTAAAAGCCCTAAAGTTTCTTTAAGATGATATTTCCAATGGATAGTAAAGGTGGCTACTTTAAAAAGGGTCTGACTTTTTACCTCACGAGCATCTAATTTTAATAACAAATCTAAAGCCAATTGTCCAAATTTATAACCCCCTTCTAAGTCTTGAACTACGCCGCTTAAAAAGACTCCATAATCAGCAAAACCACTGGCGGAAAATTTAGCATTTCCATATTTGATTGATAAATTGACTTCTTGACACATCATTAAAATAAATAGTTCAGGCGCAGACTGAAAAGCCGCCGGTATTAAACAGGCTATAATTCCTAATGCGGCTAGTTTATTACTGTCTGTCATTAAGGGTAAATTGATTAAATCTTCTCGGGTTTTTTCGGCTAAATTGGCGGTGGTTTCCTTGACAGCTTGCTGAATATCTTCTAGGGAAGGAGATGAAGAAAGTTTGATGTCTAACATTTCTAAAACTTGCAGTCCAAGCTTGACGGCTTTGAGGAGTTTTCGTTGGATTTCACAAGCTTTAATGTGGATTTGATATATTTTTACTCGGTCTAGCAGTGTTTTGGCTTGTTCTAATACCTCTTGTGTTAATTGCTTCATTTGCTCAAAATCACCGCTCAGAAAAGCTGTTTCTGCCGCTTCTTGATGTAAAGTTAATGTCAGTTCATATTGTTGCTGCCAACTCTCTTGGGTCAATAAGCTTAAACCTAGATTAAAATAGTTCATAGCAAACTCATAGGCGGTGGCTATTTTGGCTTTCTGTCCGGCTATCAGATTGAGTTGGGCTAGGTCATATTTTTCTGAGTCTAGGCAGAGTAATTCTCTTCCATAATTCAGTTGGTTTACTAAAGTAAAAATATTTTCTTTTTGTTCTTCAAAGCTCGTGTTTTTTCGTAATAGTTGACCGATTTTGAGATGAGTTTCTTTTTTATGAGCATCGGGAATGAGAGAATAAGCGGCTTGTTGCACGCGGTCATGTAAAAATTTATAGCTCACTTTTAAAGGTTCAACTGGCAAAAACACCGGGTTTTGAAAATCGATCACCAGGGGGATTTTATAAGCTTCAGAAAGAGGAACAATTAAACCGGCTTGTAAAGATTCCCATAAATCTGACGCGGTTTCTGAAGGGGATTTTTCATTAACAATGCTCAGAATATCTAGGGTAAATTTATTGCCAATACAAGCCGCTAATTTTAATATATTTTCAGTTTTTGGCGAGAGTTTTTGAATTTGATTGGTCATCAATTCGACCACATTATCCGTTATTTGAATTTCTTTAAGTTGGTCAATATTCCACTGCCAATAGCCTTGGCTAAAATTAAATTTCAATAATTTTTCTTCATATAAAGACTTCAGTAATTGAGTTAAGAAAAAAGGATTTCCTGCCGTTTTTTTTAATAATAATTTTGCTAAAGCTTGTGTTTTTAGCGGATTGCAATGCACTGTATCGCTGACCAATTTATTGACTTCATCGAGTTTTAAAGGTTCTAGCACAATGTTGTTGACTTTTACCCCCAGGCTTTCAACCTTTTCTAACATTAACATTAAGGGATGAGTGGGATTCACTTCATTATCTCGATAAGCTCCTATCAATAACAGGTATTGACTATCCGCATCACACATCAATAATTTAATCAATTTTAAAGAGTCAGAATCCGCCCATTGCAAATCATCTAAAAATAAAACTATAGGGGAATTGCTTTGAAGAAATAAATTAATAAATTGATAAAAAACTCGATTAAAACGGTATTGAGCTTCTGGCGAAACTAATTCAGGAACAGGCGGCTGAGTACCCATAATCAGTTCTACTTCAGGAATAACATCAATGATCACCTGTCCATTACTGCCTAAAGCTTTTTTGAATTGGGTTTTCCAAGCGGCTAATTGCTCGGCACTTTCTGTTAATAGTTGCCGCGTTAATTCTTGGAAAGCTTGAATGAGAGAACCATAGGGAATATTGCGCTTAAATTGATCAAACTTCGCCGAGATAAAATAACCTCTTGCTTCGATAATTGGTTTATGAATTTCCTGCACTAAGGAAGATTTGCCAATGCCTGAATAACCACTCACTAACATCAGTTCGGTTGCGCCAAGACTGACTCGCTTAAACACATCCATTAAAAGAGTTATTTCTTTTTCGCGTCCATAAAGTTTTTGAGGCAGAACAAATTGGCTACTCTGATCCAATTGTCCTACTAAAAAAGGTTCTATTTTCCCCCTTTTTTGCCATTGATTTGCACATTTTTCTAAATCGGCTTTTAATCCCCAAGCACTTTGATATCTTTCTTCTGCCGTTTTGGCTAATAATTTTATAACAATATCTGATAGTGATGAGGGAATGTTTTTTATTTGGTCTAACGGGACGGGAGCTTTGGCAATATGACAGTGAATTAATTCTAACGGATCGAGAGCTTGAAAGGGAAGCTGACCTGTGAGCATTTCATAAAAAGTAACTCCCAAGGAATAAAAGTCAGTTCGATAATCAATAGAACGGTTCATTCTCCCCGTTTGTTCCGGTGACATATAGGGGAGAGTGCCTTCTAATAAATTGGGGTTGTTATTGGTTTGTGTTTCTCGCCATAAGCATGAAGCAATACTAAAGTCGATAATTTTAACTTCAAGGGTTTTGAGATTGACTGGGGGACCGAACGCGTTTCGCACCAGTATATAATCAGGCTTGAGGTCTTTATGAATAATATTATTTTCGTGTAACTGTCCCACAATTGAAGATAATTGAAGGGCAATTTCTAAAAAAATATTTAAGTCTAAAGATGAAGGGTTAATCAGTTTTTTTAGAGGTTCTCCCGCGAAATCTGAGAAAATTAAGGCCAAACCATTATGATAGCTTAAAAGAGCTAAAGGTTTAACGATTCCTTCTAGGTCTAAACGGGTTAGCGTCTGATATTCGTATCTTAAGCGGCTCAGTTGTTCTAGGGTAGGATACTCAACTTTAAGGGTTTTAATAATTACCGGGGCGGCATCTGATTCTCTGATACCACGAGCAATTTGGGTAGTGGAACCATCATAAAGAGTTTCTAGGAATTGGTAGCCAGCAATGGTAATACTCATGAATTTTTCCGGTTCAGTTTGATGGAAAAAGCGGTAACAGTTAAATAGGCAAGTGCTGATGTTAAAAAAGTTTCTGGACAGTTTCTATAAAACCAGGAAAAATGCTCTAATTAAAAGATAGCGCTTTCTAATAGGAATATTGAGCATGAGGTTACACCGACGATCAAAACTTATCTTCTGTACCTTGCCAGGAATTATCGTAGCACTAGGTTTAACCGTTGAGAAACTCTTAGGACAAACCTTACCTCTTGCTCCTAACCTGATTAATTTTAACTCCACTGAAGGCGAAAAGTTACTACTCCAAAGCAAGGCCAGACAAGACTATTTTCCCCTCAGTATTCATTTTTTAACTCAGGAAAACCCGGCGTGGTGTGGTGTGGCGAGTATAGTTATGGTGCTGAATGCCCTTGGTATTTCTGCCCCAGAAGACCCCGTCCATAAACCTTATCATGCCTTTACTCAGACGAATCTTTTTGATAACCCGAAAACCTCACAAATTATCACAGCCGAACAGGTGTCACGACAAGGAATGACGCTACAACAGTTAGGCCAACTTCTAGAAAGTTATTCTCTCAAGGTTAAAGTCTATTATGGCAGTGAGGTAAGCTTAGAGCAGTTTCGTCAATTAGTGATGAAAAATTTAGAACAACCCAATAACTATGTCATCGTCAATTATTTGCGCTCTACCCTTCATCAGGAAAGAGGCGGTCATATTTCTCCTATTGCTGCCTATAATAAAGAAACTGATCGTTTTCTGATTTTAGATGTGGCTCGTTATAAATACCCGCCGGTTTGGGTAAGCGCCTCCGAACTTTGGCAAGCCATTAGAACTTTAGATCAAGCTTCTAATAAAAGCCGAGGGTTTGTGTTAGTAAATTCTCCTTGAAATCATCAGTGTTTAATCTATTAATATAGCTGATTTGCGAAGCAAATATGTCTAATCTCATCACCGAAAGTAAAAATCTCGTCACTGACTTAATTAAGCGCTACCGCGATCACGCAGATTTGATTACCATTCGTCTTGAACAGTCCCAAGGAAGCAGTATACTTTTACGAGGGGATAAGGTAGAAACCCTCAGCGAAGGGATCGCTATTGGTGGACAAGTGAGAGTCTGTCATCGAGGGGGGTGGGGGTTTGCTAGTTTTAATCAGTTATCGACCTTAGCTCAACGCATAGAAGAAGCTATAGGAGCGGCTAAAATGATCGGGGATGAAGAAACGCTATTAGCCCCGGTTGAGCCGGTAGAGATCGTTTGTCAATTGCCGTTAATAGGGAGAGATCCCCGTCAGGTTTCCCTCGCCGAGAAAAAAGCCCTCTGTGATCGCTATAACGACCTCCTCAAAAGCTACAGCGATAAAATCACCACTACTACGGTGCGATACGGAGACAGTGCCCAACATATCCTGATCGCTACTTCAGAAGGAACTTTAATAGAACAGTCTTGGAATGATTTAGAAATGCGTTTTTCGGCTACCGCCCGGAACGGTGAAACGGTGCAAACGGGTCGAGAAACGACGGGATCTCGTCGCGGATATGAAGATTTAACCAATCTCGAGGAACAGGTACGGGGGGCAGCACAACGGGCAGTAGAGGCGCTTGTTTTGCCGCCAGTCAAAGGAAATACTTATCGCGTTGTGATTGATCCTATTTTGACGGGTTTGTTTGTGCATGAAGCCTTTGGGCATCTTTCGGAAGCGGATATGCTCTATGAAAACCCTGATCTCTTAGAAGTGATGAGTATGGGAAAACGTTTTGGCCCAGAAGAATTGCAGATTTTTGATGGGGCTGCACCCGAAGGTCATCGAGGCAGTTACTATTATGATGATGAAGGCACCCCCGCTACTACGACTCAGTTAATTAAAGATGGGGTTTTAGTGGGGCGCTTGCATTCCCGAGAAACGGCCGGCAAGTTAGGAGAACAACCCACAGGCAATGCTCGTTGTCTGAATTATCATTTTGCGCCCATTGTTCGCATGACTAATACTTGGATCGAGCGAGGGAAAACCCCGGTTGAGGATTTGTTTGATGATATTAAAGAGGGGGTTTATGCTCGCAATTGGTTAGGGGGGATGACGAATGGTGAAATGTTTACCTTTAGCGCTGGCGAAGCTTGGATGATTCGCAATGGTAAGATTGCTGAACCGGTGCGAGATGTTACCCTCTCGGGCAATGTGTTTAAAACTTTAGCCAATATTGAGGCCATTGGCGATGATTTTTACTGGGATGAGTCGGGAGGATGCGGCAAAGGTGGACAAAGTGGGTTAGCAGTAGGAGCCGCCGGTCCGAGTTTAAGAATTCGAGATGTGGTGGTTGGCGGGGAAGCGGCTGAGTAGTTTTTCCGGTTTTAGTCTTTAGCCTTAAAATACAAATTTATTCCCCCTTTATCTTCCTATTCAATAGGATTGAGGGGGAAATTTTTTGTTAACTATTAGTCGATTCACTATAATTATTGGTGTTTTTTTAACTTATGGCAACAACTGATCCCAAAGTTTTTAGTCCTTATCTTTATCTGCCCCGGTGATCTTTTCTAGAGCATTTTCTACTTTTTGGGTGATAGATCTATCATCTTTAGAACTTCCTTCATTATACATATTCTCTTTGTCAGCATCCTCCTGAACTAGATTTAACCCTTTTTTGCGATCTTGGGTTCTTGCTCTTTCTTGAGTCGCATAGGGATTTTCACTAGCGGCACGATCAGTTTTGTCCTGAATAGCATTTAAGCTGGCCTCACCCATATCGGGGGGATTGACAATAGTAGCCACAGCAGGATTAACTATTAAAATACATAAAAACAGACTCAGACAAGCAGTAATGACTACTTTTAAAGAATTTTTTAGAGAGTTTTTCAGATGAGTCAATAGCATATTTATGACCTCTTTTTTGTTAAGCTTTTTACATTATTGAGGTAAAGTATAAAACTTAAATCACCCCTATGATTGAAACGTGAGTCTGCTTTTTTTTGTTAGTTTTCTCTCTTAAGATAGATTTGAGTCATTGGTCATTGGTCATTAGTCATTGGTCATTAGTCATTGGTCATTAGTCATTGGTCATTAGTCATTGGTCATTAGTCATTAGTCATTGGTCATTGGTCATTTTGCCCTAGTTTGGATCAACTTTCTTCTACCCGATAGCCAAACTCAGCTAAAAGTTGACGAGATTGCCGCCATTTTGGTTCAACTTTCACAAATAGATTGAGATAAACCTCTCCATCAATTAACTTTTGAATGGCTTCACGAGCGGCTGATCCGATCGCCTTAAGCATACTGCCATTTTTTCCGATAATAATCCCTTTTTGAGAATTGCGCTCCACATTAATTGCCGCGAAAACGCGAGTCAGTTTCGGGGTTTCTTCAACATTTTCCACCACCACCGCTACTGAGTGAGGAACTTCTTGGCGAGTCAATAAAAGAATTTGCTCTCGGATTAACTCTCCCATAATAAACCGTTCAGGCTGATCAGTAACTAAATCCGGAGGGTAATAATAAGGCCCCGGTTCTAAATGCTCAATTAATAAGTTTTGTAACTGTTCGGTTCCAGTCCCTTGAAGGGCTGAAAATTTAACCATCGGCCAATGGTGGAGTTGGGACAAGCGAGTATAACTCTCGTCAAGCGGTTCATAATTAGCCGGTTGCTGATCTGACTTATTTAAGCCTAAAATGACCGGAGTTCGCGTATCTTCTACCAATTCGATGATATAGCGATCCCCGCCGCCGGCTTCGATGGAACTATCCACTACCAATAAAACTAAATCTACGGCATTAATCGCAATTTGAGCGTTTTTCACCAAGACTTTGCCGAGTTCATGATGCGGCTTGTGAATTCCTGGGGTATCAACGAAAATAATTTGAGCTTGATCAGTAGTCAGAATACCCTGTAAACGGTTACGGGTGGTTTGCGCCACCGGAGAGGTAATGGCAACTTTTTGTCCGACTAATTGATTCATTAATGTTGACTTACCCACATTAGGACGACCAATAATGGCCACAAAACCCGACTTAAAGCCTTCTGGGGCAATGGGGATACTATAGGAAATGGGGGGTTGTAAGTTGGTGTCATCATGATTCATCAGTTATGATCCGAGGGTGATGTGCTTTGTTTATAAATAATGGTCAACCGACGACTCAAAAAATTATGGGGTTATCTGCTTCCTCACTGGCGAATGGTTTTAGCTGGTGTGGTCGCTTTATTAATTGTCAACGCCTTGGGTGTATATATTCCCCTCTTGATCCGGGATAGCATAGACGACTTACAAAAAGCCTTTAATTTTGGTAAAGTTTGGTACTACGTCGTCTTAATTTTGGTTCTTTCCTCGTTGATGTGGGTTAGCCGTATGTTATCCCGGATCTGGCTGTTTGGCATAGGTCGTCAAATAGAATTTGACCTGAAACAAAAAATTTTTCAACATTTATTGCTCCTTGAACCATCTTACTTTGCTACTCACACATCAGGGGATTTAATTAACCGCGCTACCAGTGATGTCGAGAATATTCGCCGTCTGGTGGGTTTTGCTGTATTAAGTATCATTAATACTATTTTTGCCTATGTTTTGACTTTACCGGCCATGTTCGCCATTAATATTCCTTTAAGTTTAATGGCGATCGGGGTTTATCCTCTGATGTTAATTACGGTACAGCTATTTAGTAAGCAGCTACGAGATCAACAGCAAGAGGTACAAGAAAAACTCTCTGATCTCAGTGAGTTGATCCAAGAAGATGTGAGCGGCATGGCTTTAATTAAAATTTATGCTCAAGAGGAAAATGAGCGCCTTGCTTTTAAATTTAAAAACTATCGTTTATTAAACGCTAATCTTAAATTAGCCCGAACTCGAACTCTTTTGTTTCCCCTGGTAGAAGGATTATCTACTGTGGGGTTGTTAATTTTGTTAATATTTGGCCCCAAAATGATCTCGTCGGGAGCAATTACTATCGGGGATTTTTTGGCTTTAATTATTTTAGTCGAGCGTCTGGTTTTTCCCACAGCTTTGTTAGGATTTACCATTAGTGCTTATCAACGGGGAGAAGTGAGTATTGATCGGGTTGATGCGATTTTTCAAGTTACTCCCAACATTAAAGACCATCCTAACAGTATTGTTCTGCCTCGAGAAGAAGTCAAAGGAAAAATCACGGCGAAAAATCTATCCTATACTTATGCCGGAAGTGCTACACCGGCGCTGAAAAATGTCAATTTTACCATTTATCCTGGAGAAACTGTAGCCATTGTGGGGCCTATAGGTTCTGGAAAGTCAACTCTAGCTAATGCCATTCCTCGTTTATTAGATATTCAAGAGGGACAATTATTTTTAGATGGTTATGATATTACTCAACTGCGTTTAGAGGACCTTCGAGGGGCCATCGCCTATGTTCCTCAAGATAGTTTTCTTTTTAGTAGTACGGTAAGAAATAATATCCGTTATGGCGATCCCTTCAAAGAACAACCCGAGGTAGAATATGTGGCTAAACAAGTCCAAATTCATCCGGAGATTCTCAATTTTCCTCAGCAATATGATACCTTAGTGGGAGAAAGAGGAATTACTTTATCGGGTGGTCAGCGTCAACGTACTGCTTTAGCTAGGGCTTTATTGGTGGATGCTCCGGTGTTAATTTTAGATGATGCTTTAAGTAGTGTAGATAATCAAACGGCTACTTTAATTTTAAATTATTTGTCCTCAGAACGCGGTAAGACAGTGATTTTTATTTCTCATCAATTATCGGCTGCCGCAACCACTGATCGAATTTTCGTGATGGATAGAGGACAAATTTTACAAATGGGTACTCATGCTGAATTGATTGATCAGCCCGGATTATATCAAAGTTTGTGGAAACAACATCAGTTAGAAGAAATTCTCAGTTAATAAAGGGTAGGATGCGTTGATTTAACACATCCTAGTTCTTTTCTAATGGGTTTTTAGTAGTATCCATAAACAATACTTACTTAGTCAAATTGTATTCTTCTGGCTAGTTCTAGAACCAAATTAATCCCATCTTTATCAGTCGTCAGTTCGCTAGTCAGGAAATAAAAATTAACTTGCTCAAGCATAAAAGCGTATTCTAATTGTATTTGTTGCCACAATTCTTCAGGTTTTTTGCAGTAAGCATTATAACGTAGGGCATCAAAGACATTGTAAGTGGCATGATTATTTTTACAAAGACAGCGTTCTAGTTCGAGTTGGCTAGTAATCATAATTGTCTTTCTCCTTTCCAAATCTGAGCAGTTTTAAGTATCTTAATAGTCCTGAGTTACATCTCTACTGATAGAGTTCCCATTTAGCCGCTCAAAAGTAACATATTTTTGAAACTTTTTAAAAAAACCAAAAACCGCTCTTGTTCTTAGTTTTAACTCTCTTTTTCTCAAAAAAGATAACTAATGGCTTTTTTAAAAAAAATACTCCACTTTTAAGGGAGTGGAGTATTAGTACCCTATTTTTTACTGTTGTTTCTAGACGACAGTATTAATTAGGCATCACTTTCAATGTAGAAAAACAATAGCCCCATAACCACCGCCGGGAATAACCAGGTGATGACGGGAATTAAAATCCAAGGTAAATAAGACGCGGCATAAGTACCTGTCATGTCAAAATCTCCTTTTGAGCAATAAATTGAGAGAAAAAAAACAAAAATTGCTATTTATTGATGCAGGGACTAATTATTAAAGAGTCCACGCATAATACCATCAACAACACCCAAATTTTCTAGAAGGAAGTAAGCCACAAAAGCGCCTCCCATTCCTCCAAGAAAGAAACCGGCGGTAAACTGACTCCAGCTTTCGGCCGTGTGGAAGGGGTTGCTTGGAGGTAACAGGCGAGTTTCACCTTCTTTAGCTTCGTTTTGGAAAGAGACTAAACCATAACTAGCTAGACAAGCAGTTGCAATCAGAATCAGTGCTAAACCAGAGATTAAACCTCCTAGATTTGCAAATTCTGAGTCCCGTAAAGGGCCAAGGACTACCCAAGGACCAATGATCCAGTAACCATGAGCCATCCCAATTTCTAAGCCTCGCAGAATGGGAGACAACCCACGACGATAGGCGGGTAGATTACCAATAAAGGCTTTGGTAAAGCCAGAGGCGGAAATAGGAGTTGCTAGGTGTCCTTCGAAAGGATTGTCATTATAAGGTTGAACAACCTGTGGGTATTCAGCCATCTTATTTGAGTTCTCCGGTTTACTAAATTCTAAGAAAACTTAAGAATACATTTTAAGCAAGGAGGGGTAATCCTACCCTGAATTTGTGCTGAAGCGTTAGAAAAGTTCATAGTTGTCATTGGTCATTGGTCATTGGTCGTTTCCTTTGTTTACTGACTCAGCAGTGTGATCGCACTTTTGAGCCATTCTTCTATGTTGGAATTTTTCAGCAGTTGGTTATCTTGACTGATGGCAGAAATCGCTCCTGTAATTTCTTCATCGCTATAACCCAATGCTAAAAGGGTCATCTCTACTTCTTCTAAAATTTCTTTGCGGGGAAGACCGGCGCTAACAGAAGTCTTTAAGCCCTGTGGCTGCCATTGGGATACTTTTGTTTTTAACTCTAGAAGAATCCGTTCAGCCGTCTTTGGGCCAATTCCTGGGCTTTTCGCCAAAGTCCGCCCATTATTACTCATGATGGCTCGCACTAATTCTTCTAATCCTAGGGTATCAATAAGAGCGATCGCTGATTGCGCCCCTACTCCACTCACACTAATTAACTGGCGAAATAAGTCTCTTTCTTCGCTAGTGGCAAATCCATATAAAATCTGTTGATCTTCCCGAATTTGTAGATGAGTGAATATTTGAATGGTTTGATCGTCGTCTAGGGTTAATTTTCGGGCAAGACGAGAGGGTATTTGAATCTCATAGCCAATTTGATTGACTTCCAAGATCAATTGAAGGCGGTTAGTTGCAGTTTTGTGGATTTGGATGGTTTTGCCTTTTAGATAATTAATCATCTATCTTTGTCTATACAATGGTTACCATAAATAGATTTTTATCCATAGATAAAACTATGGGGATCGGTATTGTAAAGATTAATGAACAAAAGTTTACATAATTTAGTAAAATAACGACATCCTAAAGATAAGTATTTTTACCTTGCTTATGATACTAGATCAATTCCCTTGGCTAAGTACGATCGTGCTGTTGCCGCTCGTCGCTTCTTTGTTCATTCCCCTATTGCCCGATAAAGAAGGCAAGAGCGTCCGCTTATATGCCCTGGCAGTAGGAATCGCCGATTTTGTTTTAATGTGCTACGTTTTTTGGAATCATTATGATCTCAGTAATTCTAGTTTTCAATTAGTAGAAAGTTATGCCTGGATGCCTCAAATTGGGCTAAACTGGTCTGTTTCTGTAGATGGGCTGTCCATGCCCCTAGTGCTGTTAGCTGGACTGGTGACCACTCTTTCTATTTTGGCTGCCTGGCAAGTTAATCTTAAGCCGCGTCTGTTCTATTTCTTAATTCTTGTGCTGTATTCCGCTCAGATAGGCGTATTTGTGGCCCAAGATTTGTTACTGCTATTTATTATGTGGGAACTGGAACTGATTCCGGTTTACCTGCTGGTGAATATTTGGGGAGGACAAAAGCGTCGCTATGCGGCAACGAAATTCTTACTCTATACCGCAGCCGC is from Gloeothece verrucosa PCC 7822 and encodes:
- a CDS encoding hybrid sensor histidine kinase/response regulator, whose product is MSITIAGYQFLETLYDGSTTQIARGIRESDAAPVIIKTLKVEYPTLEQLSRLRYEYQTLTRLDLEGIVKPLALLSYHNGLALIFSDFAGEPLKKLINPSSLDLNIFLEIALQLSSIVGQLHENNIIHKDLKPDYILVRNAFGPPVNLKTLEVKIIDFSIASCLWRETQTNNNPNLLEGTLPYMSPEQTGRMNRSIDYRTDFYSLGVTFYEMLTGQLPFQALDPLELIHCHIAKAPVPLDQIKNIPSSLSDIVIKLLAKTAEERYQSAWGLKADLEKCANQWQKRGKIEPFLVGQLDQSSQFVLPQKLYGREKEITLLMDVFKRVSLGATELMLVSGYSGIGKSSLVQEIHKPIIEARGYFISAKFDQFKRNIPYGSLIQAFQELTRQLLTESAEQLAAWKTQFKKALGSNGQVIIDVIPEVELIMGTQPPVPELVSPEAQYRFNRVFYQFINLFLQSNSPIVLFLDDLQWADSDSLKLIKLLMCDADSQYLLLIGAYRDNEVNPTHPLMLMLEKVESLGVKVNNIVLEPLKLDEVNKLVSDTVHCNPLKTQALAKLLLKKTAGNPFFLTQLLKSLYEEKLLKFNFSQGYWQWNIDQLKEIQITDNVVELMTNQIQKLSPKTENILKLAACIGNKFTLDILSIVNEKSPSETASDLWESLQAGLIVPLSEAYKIPLVIDFQNPVFLPVEPLKVSYKFLHDRVQQAAYSLIPDAHKKETHLKIGQLLRKNTSFEEQKENIFTLVNQLNYGRELLCLDSEKYDLAQLNLIAGQKAKIATAYEFAMNYFNLGLSLLTQESWQQQYELTLTLHQEAAETAFLSGDFEQMKQLTQEVLEQAKTLLDRVKIYQIHIKACEIQRKLLKAVKLGLQVLEMLDIKLSSSPSLEDIQQAVKETTANLAEKTREDLINLPLMTDSNKLAALGIIACLIPAAFQSAPELFILMMCQEVNLSIKYGNAKFSASGFADYGVFLSGVVQDLEGGYKFGQLALDLLLKLDAREVKSQTLFKVATFTIHWKYHLKETLGLLDDAYSSGLENGDLAHAGYAASHKCQYLYWIGLDLKSLESEMATYSKAIAQIHQETALKWHQTFHQAVLNLSGGVENPCILRGEVYNETELLPLHIQANERTLIHYVYLNKLILCYLFADFNSAVENAAKAQEFLDGGIGLINVPLFYFYDSLAQLAIYPSVPSSQQETLLTSVNQNQQKMKKWADSAPMNFQHKYELVEAEKARVLGEYRQAMEYYDSTIAAAKEQEYLQEEALANELAAAFYFQRGRENLARDYLTQSYYLYLQWGAMSKINHLEEKYSHIFAKKGQDLQPFIAPITDNPIMLDLATVMKAAQALSSEIFLDSLLKKLMQILLENAGARRGFLILEKAGKFFIEAAGSVESNEIEVQQSLPVETSQKLPLSLINYVAQTRKNIVLNDASQEGVFTKDGYIINQQPKSVLCIPIVHHAKLIGILYLENNLTPGAFTPQRVEVLKLLSSQAAISLENARLYRDLASANAKLQASHQQLEAKVKERTQQLEEKNLQLEQEVRERQRAEEIAEAANRAKSEFLANMSHELRTPLNGILGYAQICKKDKNLNEQQKNRIEIIHQCGEHLLTLINDILDISKIEARKMELCPTDFYFGDFLRGILEICQIKAEQKGISLIFQPLSSLPKIVQVDEKRLRQILINLLNNAVKFTEKGSITFKVSYQKGKVNFQVEDTGIGIAPNQLEEIFLPFQQVGEYSRKTEGTGLGLSISRQLAQMMGGTITVKSSLGKGSIFSLDLDLPEITLLTELSSVSEVNIIGFKGSKQKVLIVDDKGTNRSVLENLLKPLGFNVKEAKDGLEALKCALEFEPDIILMDLVMPNLDGFEATRQLRMLPQLKEVVVIATSASVFNFDQQQSLKVGCNDFIPKPIRESELLEKLRKHLGLEWIYESNKAIREQTQERVLPIALSSNLCIPPAQEIATLLDLAKRGDLRGIIQHATQLEQNNSQWQPFTSYLCQLAKEFKGKQIREFLKQF
- a CDS encoding phytochelatin synthase family protein, giving the protein MRLHRRSKLIFCTLPGIIVALGLTVEKLLGQTLPLAPNLINFNSTEGEKLLLQSKARQDYFPLSIHFLTQENPAWCGVASIVMVLNALGISAPEDPVHKPYHAFTQTNLFDNPKTSQIITAEQVSRQGMTLQQLGQLLESYSLKVKVYYGSEVSLEQFRQLVMKNLEQPNNYVIVNYLRSTLHQERGGHISPIAAYNKETDRFLILDVARYKYPPVWVSASELWQAIRTLDQASNKSRGFVLVNSP
- a CDS encoding TldD/PmbA family protein — translated: MSNLITESKNLVTDLIKRYRDHADLITIRLEQSQGSSILLRGDKVETLSEGIAIGGQVRVCHRGGWGFASFNQLSTLAQRIEEAIGAAKMIGDEETLLAPVEPVEIVCQLPLIGRDPRQVSLAEKKALCDRYNDLLKSYSDKITTTTVRYGDSAQHILIATSEGTLIEQSWNDLEMRFSATARNGETVQTGRETTGSRRGYEDLTNLEEQVRGAAQRAVEALVLPPVKGNTYRVVIDPILTGLFVHEAFGHLSEADMLYENPDLLEVMSMGKRFGPEELQIFDGAAPEGHRGSYYYDDEGTPATTTQLIKDGVLVGRLHSRETAGKLGEQPTGNARCLNYHFAPIVRMTNTWIERGKTPVEDLFDDIKEGVYARNWLGGMTNGEMFTFSAGEAWMIRNGKIAEPVRDVTLSGNVFKTLANIEAIGDDFYWDESGGCGKGGQSGLAVGAAGPSLRIRDVVVGGEAAE
- the era gene encoding GTPase Era, whose product is MNHDDTNLQPPISYSIPIAPEGFKSGFVAIIGRPNVGKSTLMNQLVGQKVAITSPVAQTTRNRLQGILTTDQAQIIFVDTPGIHKPHHELGKVLVKNAQIAINAVDLVLLVVDSSIEAGGGDRYIIELVEDTRTPVILGLNKSDQQPANYEPLDESYTRLSQLHHWPMVKFSALQGTGTEQLQNLLIEHLEPGPYYYPPDLVTDQPERFIMGELIREQILLLTRQEVPHSVAVVVENVEETPKLTRVFAAINVERNSQKGIIIGKNGSMLKAIGSAAREAIQKLIDGEVYLNLFVKVEPKWRQSRQLLAEFGYRVEES
- a CDS encoding ABC transporter ATP-binding protein translates to MVNRRLKKLWGYLLPHWRMVLAGVVALLIVNALGVYIPLLIRDSIDDLQKAFNFGKVWYYVVLILVLSSLMWVSRMLSRIWLFGIGRQIEFDLKQKIFQHLLLLEPSYFATHTSGDLINRATSDVENIRRLVGFAVLSIINTIFAYVLTLPAMFAINIPLSLMAIGVYPLMLITVQLFSKQLRDQQQEVQEKLSDLSELIQEDVSGMALIKIYAQEENERLAFKFKNYRLLNANLKLARTRTLLFPLVEGLSTVGLLILLIFGPKMISSGAITIGDFLALIILVERLVFPTALLGFTISAYQRGEVSIDRVDAIFQVTPNIKDHPNSIVLPREEVKGKITAKNLSYTYAGSATPALKNVNFTIYPGETVAIVGPIGSGKSTLANAIPRLLDIQEGQLFLDGYDITQLRLEDLRGAIAYVPQDSFLFSSTVRNNIRYGDPFKEQPEVEYVAKQVQIHPEILNFPQQYDTLVGERGITLSGGQRQRTALARALLVDAPVLILDDALSSVDNQTATLILNYLSSERGKTVIFISHQLSAAATTDRIFVMDRGQILQMGTHAELIDQPGLYQSLWKQHQLEEILS
- a CDS encoding photosystem I reaction center subunit VIII, with amino-acid sequence MTGTYAASYLPWILIPVITWLFPAVVMGLLFFYIESDA